A single region of the Neisseriaceae bacterium genome encodes:
- a CDS encoding uracil-DNA glycosylase: MVTWTDVIGDIKNTDFFRDILIKVARERTQYSIYPEKKDVFNAFRLTEFSNLKVVILGQDPYHGVGQANGLAFSVAPEINIPPSLQNIYKELQTDIPDFRIPEHGCLTSWAQQGVFLLNTVLTVRAGMPQSHQHLGWQQFTDEVIMAINHNKEHVVFLLWGASAQKKSVLIDQRKHLILKASHPSPLSAYRGFFGCQHFSKTNHFLIEHGLEAIDWKI; the protein is encoded by the coding sequence GTGGTTACATGGACTGATGTTATTGGTGATATTAAAAATACAGACTTTTTTAGAGATATTTTAATAAAAGTTGCAAGAGAGCGTACTCAATATTCTATCTACCCAGAGAAAAAAGATGTTTTTAATGCTTTTCGATTAACTGAATTTTCTAATTTAAAAGTAGTTATATTAGGACAAGATCCTTATCACGGGGTAGGACAGGCGAATGGTTTAGCGTTTTCAGTAGCACCAGAGATAAATATTCCTCCCTCCTTACAAAATATTTATAAGGAGTTACAAACAGATATTCCTGATTTTCGGATACCGGAACATGGCTGTTTAACCTCTTGGGCGCAACAAGGTGTGTTTTTATTGAATACGGTTTTGACAGTAAGGGCAGGTATGCCTCAATCTCATCAACATTTAGGTTGGCAACAATTTACTGATGAAGTCATTATGGCGATCAACCACAATAAAGAGCATGTGGTTTTTTTATTGTGGGGGGCATCAGCTCAGAAAAAAAGTGTTTTAATTGATCAAAGGAAACATTTAATTTTGAAGGCCTCCCATCCATCACCTTTGTCGGCATACCGTGGGTTTTTTGGCTGTCAACATTTTTCTAAAACCAATCATTTTCTGATAGAACATGGGTTAGAAGCTATCGATTGGAAAATATAG
- a CDS encoding MbtH family NRPS accessory protein, with protein MMENPFDNEEGMFHVLINEEEQYSLWPTFCKIPQGWSIVLENKNRQTCLNYVKEHWTDMRPKSLKEAMRNLET; from the coding sequence ATTATGGAAAATCCTTTTGATAACGAAGAAGGTATGTTTCATGTACTAATTAATGAGGAAGAACAATATTCTTTATGGCCGACTTTCTGTAAAATTCCACAAGGCTGGTCTATTGTTCTAGAAAATAAAAATCGTCAAACTTGCTTAAATTATGTGAAAGAGCATTGGACAGATATGCGTCCCAAATCATTAAAAGAGGCTATGCGTAATCTAGAGACCTAA